AATAATGACATTAAAAGGGGACTAAAGTTACTTTATGCCTTATATATGAGGTAAAATTTTCTTGGGAGACTGTGGcatgaaacattttctttttttttttttgttcacttcaGGAAAAATGGAGGTGGAGCACGTCATCAACAAGAAACTGCAGCTGAAGATGAAGGTGGAGGTACTGGCCTGAGCGCTCTCGAAAACATTGGTTCAGCAATCGGCAAAATACAGCTTGTACCATGTTGGAACAGATGAACGTACTACAGTCGGTATTTCTGAAGCTGTGGTCACAGGCGGGTCACAGTGTAAAATCAGAGGCCAGAACCATGCACTTTGTGCTGCAGCAGGATCTTGTGTTGAGCTCTGCCTCATTTTGAATGCATCCTGTGTTCGTGACAATCATCATATCCTGTTTGGTGCAGGCAGGTGGTATATCGTACTGTTTAACGCTGTTAAAACTCACTAAGTTGGTGAGTTTTAACAGCGTTGTAGCCTGTTAAAGATCTTTCAAAGATCTTAATCCCTAGAGTTTAATTAAGTCTCCCGTAATCCTGTGTGCTGTAATCTGATCATATAAACCTCTCCCACGCTGCTTTGAATTGCTAGTTTTTGCTTTGAAAGCCTCATTAACTGTGTTTTAATAAGAGCTAATAACTAActgaaagggtgtgtgtgtgtgtgtgggagtgtgtgagagagcgcacgcacacacaaatgcctgCTTGCTCATGTAGTGCGTATTTTGTTGTGTGACTGAAATAGTCTTTGTTTTTGCACTGTGGTCAATAGTAGGAGTAGTAAATGTTTTAGAGAGATAAGGAAGGGCCTCTCAGGTCACACAAGCAGGCTAAAGCACTAGTCCCTGGTACAATGATAAGCCCTACGATCCAGAATAAAAACGCTGACTGTGCCAGTTCCGTCTGTGGCTCCCGCAGGGTGACGGGTCATTGGCGTCAAAGGATGTCATTTGGCTCAACCGCCTCCTCATTGTGTGTTAGTCACTCCTCTGGTCAGCGTGCCTGCGGTCACGTTGGTGCCTGCGGCGGTAAGATGTGCCATTGCTCCAGCGTAATGGCTGTGCAGCTCAGCCGGTGGACTGCAGGGTCGAAAAGCAGGGAAATCCTCTTCATTTGACTGGGCATTCCTGCTTTGGAGAAAAGCCAAATAAGGgattaagttgttttttttaaaaaaacaattaaaaaaacaaagtatatCGTTAATTAAACCTTCTTTCCTAATACATTGCTTAAGTGTCCTGTGTGATTCATGTCAGCCAGGCAGAGAGTGAGGATGTGAGCATTTTACAGTGAGGTCACAGGAGGTGACCGTTGCGCGTTTAAATAATGGAATGGGGAAGCTGTAATATGAGAGCGACTGTGCTGCATGAATGGTTATGTGGGCCGCACTTTATTTGTTATGCTGAGGCAGCTATGCGCTTGTACAGTGAGGAGAGAAGTCTGATGATGTCGCAGTTTCAGATATCAGTGTGTTTGACCAGTGAGTCACTGAGCAGCTGACTTCCTCTTCGTCTTTCTAGAGAATTACAGTCTGAGGTGCTGCCTGTGGTCTTGAGATAGAGGAAGCAGGGAAGGAGTAGAGCCGATTTTGATATGAATAATATGTAGCTGCAACGTTTCCGCTGGTAAGGTTTTGCCGTGGCGTGGCGCCACGGCAAAATCCTTGCCCCcacaccataataaaaaaatttaaaaaaatatatagcgtATATactaaattcataaattaaaaatgttaaactttctaAATGTTTCTGCCTAAATGCGCTTTCAAATCCATACTGTCgcgtccacatatttattttcaaaaagggcCTAGGCCGCGCGCTCCGTGCTTGCTCCTTTCTGAGGTGGTCGGATGACTTGCAGCGCGCGAAGGTCGCACGGTCTGTCAAagcgtcacttttttttcttcagccacCGAAAGACAAGGAAAAGGTAGGTAGCGACgcttcaaatattacaaaaataccagTGTTAACCAGTGTTTTAATTGGGCCAAAATAAGTGCCGGtacctactcctcaaaatacatactgtttaaaataaattaatgttggtaATCAAAAGAAGAGTCGGTACTCGTATACAAGTCCCGACAGCTCCTGCCCATCTCAAGCACTGGCGTTAACTATCATTCGGTGATGACAACTGGCGGATTATAACTCCGTTCGGGCAAGTGGAATGCCTCATGCAGTTGTCTGAtcggacaagtaaaaaataaatgtgataaatatgtaacgttatctgaaaataaacagtgtttgtttgagccgAAGCCGAACCTGTTTCAGTTGCGCTACGTACGTgcctacaatttttttttttttaaatctagagCTACTGTTATAACGACCGCAAAATGTTGGCAAATCGCCAAAACAGCgcgaattttttttttttttttaaagggcatttaaaatgtttgagtgattcAACTACTTCGATTTCCATACTAcaacatggtgatttttttcccatgaaaacgaaagggaaagtgtttatttttaaggttttgtgaatgtagtgaggtagcaaaactgagagttaggctacagttgctacagctgacaaagagggctgcattctaatgacgattatgattataacgagaggagcagtctcacaagctgctgcagtgtccagaaatgaatacagataaaactagctaataaaaaatacattaatcaagCGTCTAAGTTAGTTAGGAAATTTTTGTATCATGCTTCTCAGTAGAAttagaatgtaacagaacagaatttttaaagccatttttctcactttttccttttttttgcacggacaatgcatgtaaactctgtcattgagtgtgagagagacagagagagagagggctttgaatgtggacccagctcaaattatgttgttaaataaaaagatagaACATTCTAACTAAGTACCATTTTGTTATGGTAATTGAGTTAATTTAGCAGAAAAGCGTcccttttaaagtgcaatatgtaacttttcttGAATATCAATTTTGATTATATAGTCCTCTATTCTTGAAGATAGAACTTctagatggacaatgtgctcttttaattgttctcaccccaccataactcaaatacaggcctattttgcttcaatatttacaaacaatacaagggttaacaaaccttttatggttttaaaatacatgcaaactgctattccttgtatcaagagctcgtcagagctaaaagatagatttagatattaaaaaaaagtctcgaggttatgttttcatagtcttacacttttttgcctttgctacacccccgcctccccccccccccccccctttcagacacccaccaccacaccaagagatcaattccacaggaaacactgtgTAGCTGGAAGAAGTATTTTGCCTCCTGTCTCAtgtccctctcccccactccacGCTCATCTTGAAGGAAGTGCAAACAGGAAGCTGTCATCATGAGAACAGACAAGCCAGTTCTGTCTTTTCTACCAGTAACTCTCTCAGCTCTTACTGTGTGTCACCTTAAACATGGTATTTCCCAGTAGAAGTGTCCACACACATCTTTAGGAGCTGGAtggttgttgtgtttttccttgtttgcattttgttcatttccaaTGCCGGTGAAACTAATGAACATCCATCTCTCAATGTAGGTTTTTATTCTGCACAAAATACAGTTTAGCCATGGCTGATTTTCAGATATTAATTCATGGTCAGAGAGAAAGGTGATTACATGTAAGACATACAGTAGAACCTCTGAAGTATGAACACATTTGGAACAGTGATCGTTTTTAAAGTGACTTCTAATACAGTGTTAGGACTTGTTTTAACAAATCCTTTACATTACTGAAGCCTTTTAAATGGTCTATGGCCATTTTGGCgctatatttttaataatgaacCAATAATTAAAACAGGTATTCAGGGTCTCATAAGAACATAATTTTTACAAAGGAAAGACATTTTTGCGAAttgtctgtttttgtgctgGATTTAGTGCTTTATTAAATCTTGTTGAGAGTCTTACTGAGTTTCGGCTGAGTGTGTTCCCCCTTGGTGATCTTGTGTTTGTGTCGCTATTCATGACGGACTTTAACAGAACAGATGCAGTTCCTGCCACATTTAACTAACGGTGACATCTTTCTCCCTGGTTTTAGCACCTGAAGGCCGGCTTGATGAAGCAGCTGGACTCCCAGGTGAACGAGTTTGTGGACAGCCTCATAGAGGAGTCGGCCTGTCTGGACCCCCCCGCagtgttctcctcctcctcctccttctcccccgcGCTGTCCGATAAGGAGAGGAGCAAGCTCAAGTTTGGGTGCGGCCCTGTCTCCAGCTCCCTCAGTCTCTGCCTTCGTGGCAAACGTACCGCACACAATAGAACAGTGTAAAAGCAATGACGTTAGCGTACGTTGGGCAAGACATCTCATCTCTGTGACTCTTTTGTGCAAAAATTAGGAATGCTCTGTCCTCATAGGTCAGGAAATTACAAGAAGGAAGTTCTTTTTATGAAGCATGCAACCACTATCGACcattacattttcttctttaCAGCAATAATGTATTCTGTCAGTGAAATGAACTTTCCCAGTATTAACTCTTTAAAAACCAAATGGGGTGAACGTTGACTCAGTcacatgattggctgagctCCCTTTATCTCAGCCTGTATATTGTTGAGCTgtgtgccctctctctcactctgtcagtgtgtcccactctgtctctctttctctgtgccATGCTGTCTGTCCTTGGCTCCCTGCTGAGATCTGGGTTTAGTGATGTTTGTCGTTGCCCCTGCAGGCAGCTGCGGACCCCTCCGGATCAAGGCAAGCAGTTTGTGGTCCGCCGCTCTCTGTTGGAGTGAGTCCAGTGCTCGGGTGCGAGGTCACCAGGTCGTGTGACTGAGCACCCCAGTGCAGTTTTCATATACATTGACTTTAATAGAAAGGAATAATTCAGACCAAGACCAAGACCATACACATAAACCAAGATAACATAACTGCAGTCTGCccctactgtactgtacatgtgtagACAGAATATGACCGTGTGTAtccatttagaaatatttttgtatttttgcttaTATATGGATTAATAAATtcgtaattaaaaataaaaatataaaaatactaatGCGTTTCCCATTCTCCCCCACAGTGAACTGTTTGAGGTGAACCACATTCGCACCATCTACCACATGTTCATCGCTGTGCtcatcctcttcatcctcaGCACCCTGGTGGTGGACTTCATTGATGAGGGCAGGCGAGTCACCGTCGAGTCATCCAATGGAATTCAGACAGTATCCACCATTTTAATACCGTTGCGTCTCCCCCTCACCTCATTCCTTACTGCTCCTCCTCGCGCTCTCCAGACTGGTGCTGGACTTTGACCTGCTGGTCTACGCGTTCGGacagctccccctggtggtgtcCACGTGGCTGTGCATGTTCTTGTCGGCGCTGGTGGTTCCGTACGGCCTGTTCCACCTGTGGGCCAGTCAGTACCAGGCGTCGCGGCGCGGCACCCTGCTGTCCGTGCTGGCCGGGGCAGCCTTCCTGCTCTAccagggcctgggcctgggcttCCTGCCCACCTACGTGGTACTGAGGAACGGCTTTCCTCCTGCCTCCCGCTTCATCGTCATCCTGGAACAGGTACTGCACTGAGACCCTCCTAGAACAGGTACTGCACAGTCACAGGGAACACTGAGACCCTCTAGAACAGGTactgcacagtcacagtgaACACTGAGACCCTCTAGAACAGGGACTGCGGAGTCACAGTGAACACTGAGACCCTCCTAGAACAGGTACTGCACAGTCACAGGGAACACTGAGACCCTCTAGAACAGGGACTGCGGAGTCACAGTGAACACTGAGACCCTCCGAGAACAGGTACTGCAGAGTCACAGTGAACACTGAGACCCTGTAGAACAGGTACTGCACAGTCACAGGGAACACTGAGACCCTCTAGAACAGGTACTGCACTGAGACCCTCTAGAACAGGTactgcacagtcacagtgagCATTGAGACCCTCCTAGAACAGGTACTGCACTGTCACAGTGAGCACTGAGACCCTCCTAGAACAGGTACTGCActgtcacactgaacactgagacCCTCCTAGAACAGATACTGCACTGAGACCCTCCTAGAACAGATACTGCTCTGTCACATTGAGCACTGATACCCTCATAGAACAGATACTGCACTGCATTTGGTGCTTCAGGGTTTGGGCTGTTGTTGATGCGTGGTGGGTCACAGTTGATATCAGGAAGACCTTGCTCTTTCCCTGCAGGTTCGTTTGTTGATGAAGACGCATTCCTTCGTCAGGGAGAATGTCCCAAGGGTGCTGGCGTCTGCGCAGAGCAAGAACAGTAAGACATTCGGCAGTGCACTGTTATCTACTGTGCCGGAGCCCAGCTGCCTGATCgttaatgtgatgtaaatggCGTGCTGCCCTTTCGTCCCCCAGGTCCCGTGGTCATCCCCCAGGTGACTCAGTACCTGTACTTCCTCTTCGCCCCTACGCTCATCTACAGAGACAGTTACCCCAGGTGAGCTCGCCATGGGAATCTGAGCGCCCTGGGTCTTCCTGAAGAGCAGGTGCTGGATGTCTGTGACCCTGTTAAATGAGCTTTTAGCACATTCTGATGATATTGAAATTAGTGTTGCATGTAAGTGCTAGTTTCATACTGTTGCGCAGACAGGATTTATGTTGTGATGTCTCTTTCCTATGCCAGCCCAGTCTTCTGGCCTTTTCCAAAGGCCCTGCATTCTCTTTGTTTTCTCCATTTGATGTGGAGCATTTTGGAGCAGGGTTCATTCtgttcaatttaaaaaagtaagactaagtataaatacaaataatgacACCACAAATGGGGTTTTAAGTTAAAAGGTTTTTGGGAAGTTTTCACACTCTTGcagtttgatattttaaaagagCTCCTGGGTCAGCAAAACCTTTGCCATTCTCTACGATTAGCTTATGACATTCTCACACCTTCACCCAAAATGGACCCACAGTGGTCCCTGTTGACTCAAGCCTATGTTTACTGCACTGAACTACAGCTTAAGGACAGGTTGACCTCAGTTAAACACACCACGGAAAAACTCTATGGCGTCATACACTAATTCCTAGTCTCTGCTCTGTAGGGGTGTCATAGTTACATTGCAACCATACAAgctttacttttcattttgcttttcaggAATCCAGTCATCAGGTGGGGTTATGTGGCCAGTAAGTTTTTACAGGTACGGTTTGTGAATGCGCATCGCTGCAGCAGCAGTATCTGTCACTGAGCTGAGTAAGGCCGTAGCAGGCGCGGGTGGTGAGACGTGTTTGTGATCGCAGGTGCTGGGCTGCCTGTTCTACGCGTACTACGTCTTCGTGCGCCTCTGCATCCCGCAGTTCCGCAGCATCAACCTGCAGCTCTTCGACCTGCGGGTGATGGTGCTCTGCGTCTTCAACTCCATCCTGCCAGGTACGCCCCATCCCGCGCACCCCCTGACGCGGAGTCCGCCGGGGCAGAGCACGGCTGGCCGGGAACCGCTTTTTAAAAGTCTGAACTTTTAAAAATCGGAACTAGAGCGCTAATGTGAAGGATGC
This is a stretch of genomic DNA from Anguilla rostrata isolate EN2019 chromosome 4, ASM1855537v3, whole genome shotgun sequence. It encodes these proteins:
- the soat1 gene encoding sterol O-acyltransferase 1, coding for MANSEGIGLRSRRVAPRMPGVLDGDDSGSSSSNGDPRITSNGKMEVEHVINKKLQLKMKVEHLKAGLMKQLDSQVNEFVDSLIEESACLDPPAVFSSSSSFSPALSDKERSKLKFGQLRTPPDQGKQFVVRRSLLDELFEVNHIRTIYHMFIAVLILFILSTLVVDFIDEGRLVLDFDLLVYAFGQLPLVVSTWLCMFLSALVVPYGLFHLWASQYQASRRGTLLSVLAGAAFLLYQGLGLGFLPTYVVLRNGFPPASRFIVILEQVRLLMKTHSFVRENVPRVLASAQSKNSPVVIPQVTQYLYFLFAPTLIYRDSYPRNPVIRWGYVASKFLQVLGCLFYAYYVFVRLCIPQFRSINLQLFDLRVMVLCVFNSILPGVLVLFLAFFAFLHCWLNAFAEMLRFADRMFYKDWWNSTSYANYYRTWNVVVHDWLYNYIYRDFLWMSGKRLRATAMLFVFTVSAVVHEYVLAVCFGFFYPVLFCLFMCFGMVFNFILHDRRKGPIWNVIMWTSLFLGQGVLICLYSQEWYAQRYCPLQEPSFLDLLKPRSWTCHQQIAPAEDSPLREQ